One region of Peribacillus simplex genomic DNA includes:
- a CDS encoding nitroreductase family protein: MSIIQELKERRAIRNYEDKEVEDEKIRMLLEAATYAPNDRLREPWGFYVIKGEAKHRYERLAEKYLHERFPTKPKLIDSSLEVVKTTPLIIVVTSDILPDDPDSSEDNVFASCCAVHSMWLAAKELGLGFVWRTRGVGLVRDERLHGFIGSPENKKVIGTIFVGYPKGDQPIPATQRTSYIEKTVWL; the protein is encoded by the coding sequence ATGTCCATCATTCAGGAATTGAAGGAACGCAGGGCAATAAGGAACTACGAAGATAAAGAGGTGGAAGATGAAAAAATCAGGATGTTATTGGAAGCGGCTACCTATGCCCCTAACGACCGATTACGTGAACCTTGGGGCTTTTATGTAATCAAGGGTGAAGCGAAGCACCGTTATGAAAGATTGGCAGAAAAGTATTTACATGAACGGTTCCCGACCAAACCAAAATTGATAGACAGTTCACTGGAAGTTGTTAAGACGACACCGCTTATCATCGTCGTGACTTCTGATATTTTGCCTGATGATCCAGATTCATCCGAAGATAATGTATTTGCCTCTTGTTGTGCCGTCCATTCGATGTGGCTTGCCGCAAAAGAACTGGGTCTTGGATTCGTTTGGCGTACTAGAGGAGTGGGTCTTGTCAGGGATGAACGACTTCACGGGTTTATCGGTTCACCGGAAAACAAAAAAGTGATCGGCACCATTTTTGTCGGATATCCAAAAGGTGATCAACCAATTCCTGCTACTCAAAGGACTTCATACATAGAAAAAACAGTTTGGTTATGA
- the cobA gene encoding uroporphyrinogen-III C-methyltransferase, whose amino-acid sequence MKPGKVHLVGAGPGDPKLITVYGLECIKKADVIAYDRLVNPELLTYAKENAELVYCGKSPGKHHLIQNEIHELLVEKALQGKNVTRLKGGDPFVFGRGGEEAEILAANGIEYDIVPGITAGIAAPAYAGIPVTHREHASSYAIVTGHGRDYKGQDNLNWQALAQGIDTIAFYMGIGNMPFICEKLMEHGRDGKTPVAVIEWGTTDKQRTITGTLSSIPLLAIKEKIQNPSIFLVGDVVQLREKIQWFERVIESESIIEGNESECPSFRN is encoded by the coding sequence ATGAAACCGGGAAAAGTACATCTGGTCGGTGCGGGTCCCGGAGATCCGAAACTGATTACGGTATATGGACTGGAATGTATCAAAAAGGCGGATGTCATCGCATATGACAGGCTTGTCAATCCAGAACTATTAACCTATGCAAAAGAAAATGCAGAACTGGTGTATTGCGGGAAATCACCAGGGAAACATCATCTCATTCAAAATGAAATTCATGAACTTCTTGTGGAAAAAGCCTTACAAGGGAAAAATGTCACCCGACTAAAGGGCGGAGATCCATTTGTCTTCGGTCGGGGCGGTGAGGAAGCTGAGATACTGGCTGCTAACGGAATTGAATATGATATAGTCCCGGGAATCACAGCGGGTATCGCGGCTCCGGCTTATGCGGGCATCCCGGTTACCCACCGTGAACATGCATCAAGTTATGCGATTGTGACAGGACATGGCCGTGATTACAAGGGACAGGATAACCTGAATTGGCAGGCATTGGCTCAAGGCATCGATACCATCGCTTTTTATATGGGGATAGGTAATATGCCGTTTATATGTGAAAAATTGATGGAACATGGCAGGGACGGTAAAACGCCAGTGGCTGTCATTGAATGGGGCACGACAGATAAACAAAGGACGATCACCGGTACGTTGAGTTCGATTCCTTTGCTTGCTATTAAAGAAAAAATTCAAAATCCGTCAATCTTCCTAGTAGGCGATGTCGTCCAATTAAGAGAAAAAATCCAATGGTTTGAAAGAGTGATTGAATCAGAATCCATTATAGAAGGGAATGAGTCGGAATGTCCATCATTCAGGAATTGA